In Crinalium epipsammum PCC 9333, the following are encoded in one genomic region:
- a CDS encoding glutaredoxin family protein, with protein sequence MRLILYSKVGCHLCEGLQEKLEQIQGIEVELEVRDINNRDEWFQAYQYEVPVLYREKDGREEQLPRPSPRASVRQLEQMLQKYQ encoded by the coding sequence ATGCGGTTAATACTTTATAGCAAAGTTGGTTGTCACCTCTGCGAAGGGTTACAGGAAAAGCTAGAACAAATACAAGGTATTGAAGTTGAGTTAGAAGTCAGAGATATCAATAATCGTGATGAGTGGTTTCAAGCTTATCAGTATGAGGTTCCGGTGTTATATCGGGAAAAAGATGGTAGAGAGGAACAACTTCCACGTCCTTCTCCCCGTGCTAGTGTGCGACAGTTGGAGCAAATGCTACAGAAATATCAGTAA
- the cysH gene encoding phosphoadenosine phosphosulfate reductase, which translates to MTHSTTSAVQISQLDLDALNKRFDKAYPKEILRWCVENIPNGFVQTSAFNVDDMVITDILYRELKPAVPVPVMFLDTLYHFPQSLELVAKSKEIYNLDLKVYKTPDVNSREEFAAKYGEALWDTDIAKFHDITKIEPLQRGLAELNTVAWITGRRRDQAVTRAEMPVFELDSNGRLKVNPLASWTRKESWAYVFEHDVIYNPLHDQGYPSIGDEPITTQVKEGEDERAGRWRGSEKTECGIHI; encoded by the coding sequence ATGACCCACTCCACAACATCGGCGGTTCAAATTTCTCAGCTTGACCTGGATGCACTAAACAAGAGATTTGATAAGGCATATCCCAAAGAGATTCTGCGTTGGTGTGTTGAGAATATCCCCAACGGATTTGTGCAGACCAGCGCCTTTAATGTGGATGACATGGTGATTACGGATATTCTCTATCGAGAACTTAAACCAGCCGTCCCAGTGCCAGTGATGTTTCTCGACACACTCTACCACTTCCCACAAAGTTTGGAACTTGTTGCCAAAAGTAAAGAAATCTACAATCTAGATTTAAAGGTTTACAAAACACCAGACGTAAATTCCCGCGAAGAGTTTGCCGCCAAATATGGTGAAGCACTTTGGGATACAGATATTGCCAAATTCCACGATATTACTAAGATTGAACCTCTGCAACGGGGTCTAGCCGAACTGAATACAGTGGCATGGATTACAGGTCGTCGTCGTGACCAAGCTGTGACTCGTGCTGAAATGCCAGTATTTGAGCTAGATTCAAATGGTCGTCTGAAGGTGAATCCTTTAGCGAGTTGGACTCGTAAAGAAAGTTGGGCTTATGTATTTGAGCATGACGTAATTTATAACCCACTGCATGACCAAGGTTATCCCAGCATTGGCGATGAACCAATTACCACACAAGTAAAAGAAGGTGAAGACGAACGCGCTGGTCGTTGGCGTGGAAGTGAAAAAACCGAGTGTGGAATCCACATTTAA
- the sbcD gene encoding exonuclease subunit SbcD, with protein MIKILHLSDIHMGSGFSHGRINPETGLNTRLEDFMKTLSLCIDKAIAEPVDLVLFGGDAFPDATPPPYVQEAFASQFRRLVDAKIPTVLLVGNHDQHSQGQGGASLCIYRTLGVPGFVVGDRIATHRIPTRHGMVQVITLPWLTRSALLTKPETENLSLTDINKLLIDRLEPVLEGEIRRLDPEAPTVVLAHLMADNANLGAERLLAVGKGFTIPLSLLIRPCFDYVALGHVHRHQNLNKSNDPPIIYPGSIERVDFSEEKEDKGYILLELEKGKAQWEFCPLPVRTFRTIDVDVSSSDDPQAALLKTIGKKDIKDAVVRLIYKLRSEQLDEIETASIHQALSEAHIYSIQAELVSQLARPRLPELGSSASIDPMEALKTYLDNREDLKDISGYMVEAAQRLLAAEEEAWSNSLDAEDDIDKSSKKQLQTSNKSGQLRLL; from the coding sequence ATGATTAAAATCCTCCATCTATCCGACATTCACATGGGAAGTGGTTTTTCCCACGGACGGATTAATCCAGAAACAGGATTAAATACGCGGTTGGAGGATTTTATGAAAACTCTGTCGCTGTGCATAGATAAAGCGATCGCAGAACCTGTAGATCTAGTATTATTTGGTGGCGATGCTTTTCCTGATGCTACGCCGCCGCCTTATGTACAGGAAGCATTTGCCAGTCAATTTCGCCGCTTAGTTGATGCGAAAATTCCTACTGTATTGTTGGTAGGAAATCACGATCAGCATTCACAAGGACAAGGTGGTGCGAGTTTATGTATCTATCGTACATTAGGTGTACCTGGGTTTGTAGTGGGCGATCGCATCGCTACCCATCGCATCCCAACTCGTCACGGTATGGTTCAGGTAATAACGCTTCCTTGGCTGACTCGTTCAGCTTTACTAACTAAACCCGAAACAGAAAATCTTTCCCTAACAGACATTAATAAGTTATTAATAGACCGCCTAGAACCCGTCTTAGAAGGGGAAATTCGCCGTTTAGATCCAGAAGCGCCAACAGTTGTTCTAGCTCACTTAATGGCAGATAACGCCAATTTAGGAGCAGAACGCTTATTAGCAGTCGGTAAAGGCTTTACTATTCCCCTATCCTTACTAATTCGTCCTTGCTTTGACTACGTGGCGTTAGGTCATGTTCACCGTCACCAAAATCTCAATAAATCTAACGATCCCCCTATAATTTATCCTGGTAGCATTGAGCGAGTTGATTTTTCTGAAGAAAAAGAAGATAAAGGCTATATATTACTTGAGCTAGAGAAAGGCAAAGCTCAATGGGAATTCTGTCCTTTACCAGTCCGCACCTTCCGCACCATTGATGTAGACGTATCTTCTTCAGATGACCCACAAGCCGCGCTACTCAAAACTATAGGCAAAAAAGATATCAAAGACGCTGTAGTGCGATTAATTTACAAACTGCGCTCTGAACAACTCGATGAAATTGAGACAGCATCTATACATCAAGCATTAAGTGAAGCTCATATTTATAGTATTCAAGCAGAATTAGTTAGTCAGTTAGCCCGACCTCGTTTGCCAGAACTTGGTTCAAGCGCCAGCATTGACCCAATGGAAGCGTTGAAAACTTATCTTGATAATCGCGAAGACCTTAAAGATATTTCTGGTTATATGGTAGAAGCAGCACAAAGGTTACTAGCTGCTGAGGAAGAAGCATGGTCTAATAGCCTTGATGCTGAGGATGACATAGATAAGTCATCAAAAAAACAGTTGCAGACGAGTAATAAATCAGGTCAACTACGCCTGTTGTAG
- a CDS encoding APC family permease — translation MSLSGLKRVLVGESLPTSAHAEERLSNAAALAVLSSDALSSVAYATEEILLVLVAAGSAALSLSLPIAATIILLLGIVILSYRQTIKAYPMGGGSYIVARENLGLYPGLVAGGSLLIDYILTVTVSISAATAALTSAIPALQPYTVGLCVIFIFLVMLANLRGVRESGNIFMVPTYAFVVSIFVLIAIGLFKQFTGHSPEAYPAIPASESLTLFFVLRAFSAGCTALTGVEAISDGVLAFKPPEWENARKTLLYMGVVLGFMFIGITYLARSYHIVPEEGQTAVSLLGRQILGDTNPFYYFIQIATLLILLLAANTSYADFPRLGYFLARDGFLPRQLALLGDRLVYSNGIIVLSISAALLIMVFKGEVNAIIPLYAVGVFTSFTLSQAGMVVHWYKEKAPNWVAGAVMNGLGTTATAVVLAVIVTTKFSGGAWLVVVAIPLLVGLFVAINRHYKYVAQRLSLQDLPPRNYIPRPKTEVVTHPAIVIVGQLNRGTVEALDYARSIADEIVAINVDIGNADREKLQQKWQQFVPDIPLHLLDSPYRSVVEPILDFVSEYEDKHPGVLFTVIIPTFVTRNWWEGFLHNQTAFFLKQSLRAQKSRVVTTVRYYL, via the coding sequence ATGTCATTGTCTGGGCTTAAGCGAGTGCTGGTAGGTGAAAGCTTGCCAACAAGCGCTCATGCAGAAGAAAGATTAAGTAATGCCGCAGCCTTAGCAGTTCTTTCCTCGGATGCTCTCTCATCCGTTGCTTATGCGACAGAAGAAATTTTATTAGTGCTGGTAGCTGCTGGGAGTGCTGCTCTTAGTTTGTCTCTCCCAATTGCTGCAACGATTATATTGCTGCTAGGAATAGTAATACTGTCGTATCGGCAGACGATTAAAGCTTATCCAATGGGAGGCGGCTCTTACATTGTTGCTCGTGAGAATCTAGGTTTATACCCAGGTTTAGTAGCAGGGGGTTCACTGCTGATTGACTACATCTTGACGGTAACAGTAAGCATTTCTGCGGCTACAGCCGCACTTACCTCCGCCATTCCAGCACTACAACCCTACACAGTAGGACTGTGCGTAATTTTCATATTTTTAGTCATGCTGGCAAATCTGAGGGGGGTCAGAGAATCAGGCAATATTTTCATGGTTCCCACTTATGCCTTTGTTGTCAGTATTTTTGTATTGATTGCGATTGGGTTATTTAAACAATTTACTGGTCATTCACCAGAAGCTTATCCTGCTATTCCAGCCAGTGAATCACTAACTTTATTTTTTGTTTTGAGGGCTTTTTCGGCTGGATGTACAGCATTAACAGGGGTAGAAGCTATTTCAGATGGCGTGTTAGCTTTCAAACCCCCAGAGTGGGAAAATGCCCGCAAAACATTGCTGTACATGGGTGTGGTTCTAGGATTTATGTTTATCGGAATCACTTACTTAGCCCGCAGTTACCACATTGTGCCTGAAGAGGGACAAACAGCAGTGTCTTTATTGGGTCGTCAAATTTTGGGCGATACTAACCCTTTTTATTACTTTATCCAAATAGCTACGCTGTTGATCTTACTTTTAGCAGCTAATACTAGCTATGCGGATTTTCCCAGATTAGGTTACTTTTTGGCGCGTGATGGTTTTTTGCCAAGACAATTAGCCCTGTTAGGCGATCGCTTAGTTTACTCTAATGGCATTATTGTCTTAAGTATTAGTGCTGCTTTGTTAATCATGGTCTTTAAGGGTGAAGTCAACGCAATTATTCCCTTATATGCAGTGGGCGTATTCACTTCCTTTACCCTATCCCAAGCGGGAATGGTAGTTCACTGGTACAAAGAAAAGGCACCTAACTGGGTTGCGGGCGCTGTGATGAACGGTTTAGGCACAACAGCGACAGCAGTTGTTTTGGCAGTAATTGTCACCACTAAATTTTCGGGCGGTGCTTGGTTAGTTGTTGTGGCGATTCCTTTATTAGTCGGCTTATTTGTAGCAATTAATCGTCACTATAAATATGTAGCACAGCGACTTAGCCTTCAAGATTTACCACCTAGAAATTATATTCCCAGACCTAAAACTGAAGTTGTTACTCATCCGGCAATTGTGATTGTAGGACAACTAAATCGAGGAACAGTAGAAGCGTTAGATTATGCTCGTAGTATTGCCGATGAAATTGTAGCTATTAATGTTGATATTGGTAATGCAGACAGAGAAAAACTACAACAAAAATGGCAACAGTTTGTGCCAGATATTCCTTTACATCTTCTGGACTCTCCTTATCGCTCAGTAGTTGAGCCAATTTTAGATTTTGTTAGCGAGTATGAAGATAAACACCCTGGGGTGTTGTTTACAGTCATTATTCCTACTTTTGTGACACGAAATTGGTGGGAGGGTTTTTTACACAACCAAACGGCTTTCTTTTTAAAGCAATCTTTACGCGCTCAAAAAAGTCGAGTGGTTACTACTGTAAGGTATTACCTCTAA
- a CDS encoding single-stranded-DNA-specific exonuclease RecJ: MKLPNHRWQIAPAQVELAQKLAEVTHLSPLIAQVLINRGIETPEQAQLYLNPESSVLPAPVDEFPDLAMSVELLKEAIATKQKIAICGDYDADGMTSTALLLRALRWLDAQVDYAIPSRMKDGYGINIRIVEEFYAEGVQLILTVDNGISAVEPIARARELGIKVIITDHHDLPSVLPPADAILNPKLIPESSPYRGVAGVGVAYILAVCLAQSLGKHQGLITQLLELFTLGTIADLAPLTGVNRRWLKRGLRLLPESQITGVQALIQIAGVQQSTDNSTKENPNSNTTQANIKGKVENTNPKCLKPEDIGFRLGPRINAIGRLADPQIVIDLLTTTDMGIALERAMQCEQINRHRQQLCEQIELSAISHIETNHLNLHQQRILLIVQPDWHHGVIGIVASRLLERYGVPVFIGTYEHPATHDNELTPHPTDNPSATSATKSVAREIRGSARGIPEFHIFEALEYCKDLLTKYGGHKAAGGFSFPAENLEELRSRLSEFAHQCLEPEHLKPLISIDAQANLEQINLDLYQQIDALHPCGIENPDPIFWTSNVRVIEQQQVGKGHIKLTLSSNNPPFPIKAIAWRWSEYLPLPSRVDIAYKLRQNTWNGNTSIELELVSIRPVAITSALSIHHSAEFDYNQRQYSCSLSESLQEIRIQNPEGKILAVQKGQKTGILAKTPEHTSEVDITKPPYYSLIKAAMSALKIPTNQ, from the coding sequence ATGAAATTGCCTAATCATCGTTGGCAGATTGCCCCTGCCCAGGTAGAATTAGCTCAAAAATTAGCGGAAGTTACCCATCTCTCACCCCTAATAGCCCAAGTATTAATTAATCGTGGGATAGAAACGCCAGAACAAGCGCAGTTGTACTTAAATCCCGAATCATCGGTATTACCTGCGCCAGTTGATGAGTTTCCCGATTTAGCAATGAGTGTCGAGTTGTTAAAGGAAGCGATCGCAACTAAACAAAAAATTGCTATCTGTGGTGACTATGATGCTGATGGTATGACTAGCACTGCTTTATTACTTAGAGCATTACGCTGGTTAGATGCCCAAGTAGATTATGCCATCCCTAGTCGGATGAAAGATGGCTACGGCATCAATATCCGAATTGTCGAAGAATTTTATGCTGAAGGTGTCCAACTAATTCTCACTGTAGATAATGGCATTTCCGCAGTAGAACCAATTGCGAGGGCGCGAGAACTCGGCATCAAAGTTATTATCACAGATCACCACGATCTCCCCTCAGTACTACCTCCAGCTGATGCTATCCTCAATCCCAAACTAATTCCTGAATCTTCTCCCTATCGTGGTGTAGCTGGAGTAGGAGTTGCTTATATTTTGGCAGTTTGTCTTGCTCAAAGTTTAGGTAAACATCAAGGATTAATTACACAGCTACTAGAATTATTTACCCTTGGAACCATTGCAGATTTAGCACCCCTCACAGGGGTTAACCGTCGCTGGTTAAAACGAGGTTTACGACTACTACCCGAATCTCAAATTACAGGCGTACAAGCTTTAATCCAGATAGCAGGGGTACAACAGTCAACAGATAACTCTACAAAAGAAAACCCCAACTCCAACACTACCCAAGCAAATATCAAGGGTAAAGTTGAAAACACAAATCCCAAATGCCTTAAACCAGAAGATATTGGTTTTCGCCTTGGTCCTCGCATTAATGCTATAGGAAGACTTGCTGATCCCCAAATTGTGATCGACCTCCTCACGACAACAGACATGGGAATAGCACTAGAGAGGGCGATGCAGTGCGAACAAATCAACCGACACAGACAGCAACTTTGTGAACAAATTGAACTTAGTGCGATCTCGCACATCGAAACCAATCACCTCAACCTACACCAGCAAAGGATCTTACTAATAGTCCAACCCGATTGGCATCATGGTGTAATAGGCATAGTCGCCTCTCGTCTCCTAGAACGCTACGGCGTACCAGTCTTCATTGGCACCTACGAACACCCAGCAACCCATGACAATGAATTAACCCCACATCCCACAGATAACCCATCCGCTACATCCGCTACAAAATCCGTTGCCAGGGAGATTCGTGGTTCAGCAAGAGGAATTCCTGAATTCCACATCTTTGAAGCCTTAGAATATTGCAAAGATTTACTAACTAAATATGGTGGACATAAAGCAGCAGGTGGATTTTCTTTCCCTGCCGAAAACTTAGAAGAATTGCGATCGCGCTTAAGCGAATTTGCTCACCAATGCTTAGAACCAGAACATCTCAAACCTCTAATTTCTATAGATGCCCAAGCTAACTTAGAACAAATCAATTTAGATTTATACCAACAAATTGATGCCTTACATCCCTGTGGAATTGAAAACCCTGACCCTATTTTCTGGACTTCTAATGTTCGAGTAATCGAGCAACAACAAGTTGGCAAAGGTCATATTAAACTAACTCTTTCATCAAATAACCCACCATTCCCAATTAAAGCAATAGCATGGCGCTGGAGCGAGTATTTACCTCTACCATCACGAGTAGATATAGCCTACAAATTACGCCAAAACACTTGGAATGGTAACACTAGCATCGAGCTAGAATTAGTCAGCATTCGACCTGTAGCAATAACTTCAGCATTATCAATTCATCATAGTGCTGAGTTTGATTACAATCAACGCCAATATAGCTGTAGCCTGTCTGAATCGTTACAAGAAATCAGAATTCAAAATCCTGAAGGCAAAATTCTAGCAGTTCAAAAAGGACAAAAAACCGGAATTTTGGCTAAAACGCCAGAACATACTTCTGAAGTCGATATTACAAAACCGCCTTATTATTCACTAATAAAAGCGGCTATGAGTGCTTTAAAAATCCCTACCAATCAATGA
- the psb30 gene encoding photosystem II reaction center protein Ycf12/Psb30 → MEIFSALGNINWEVIAQLSMLALIVIAGPAVIFVLAAVRGNL, encoded by the coding sequence ATGGAGATTTTCAGTGCATTAGGCAATATCAACTGGGAAGTTATTGCTCAACTATCCATGCTAGCGTTGATCGTAATTGCTGGTCCTGCGGTTATCTTCGTATTGGCAGCAGTACGTGGCAACCTGTAA
- a CDS encoding YkgJ family cysteine cluster protein, with the protein MGTWLCVKECGACCNLDPTDRPDLDQYLSPEELELYLSMVGEGGWCVNFDHIKRECRIYEDRPRFCRVEADVFADLYGVESEELNEFAIECCRQQIEGVYGDRSLEMIRFNREVGI; encoded by the coding sequence ATGGGGACTTGGCTTTGTGTAAAGGAATGTGGAGCTTGCTGTAATCTTGACCCAACTGATCGACCAGATTTGGATCAATATTTATCTCCAGAAGAATTAGAACTCTATTTAAGTATGGTTGGTGAAGGCGGATGGTGTGTAAATTTTGACCACATCAAGCGGGAATGCCGCATATATGAAGATCGTCCTCGCTTTTGTCGCGTAGAAGCAGATGTATTTGCAGATTTATATGGGGTTGAATCAGAGGAGTTAAACGAGTTTGCCATTGAGTGTTGTCGCCAGCAGATAGAGGGAGTTTATGGCGATCGCAGTTTAGAAATGATTCGCTTTAACCGTGAAGTAGGCATTTAA
- a CDS encoding TMEM165/GDT1 family protein, producing the protein MKSSTLPSRLPILEITANSESVTPIATVSSLQATSTQSPKQQAKAKTGEVWGVFTSTFFTIFLAEMGDKTQLATLLMSAESQSPWLVFAGAGTALIATSLVGVLLGRWLAKCLSPKTLDASAAALLLFIAVTLLWDVVNYQ; encoded by the coding sequence GTGAAAAGTTCCACTTTGCCTTCTCGCCTGCCCATTTTAGAAATTACGGCTAACTCTGAGTCAGTCACGCCAATTGCTACAGTGTCATCTTTACAGGCGACATCTACTCAAAGCCCAAAGCAGCAAGCTAAGGCAAAAACGGGTGAAGTATGGGGTGTGTTTACTTCTACATTCTTCACAATCTTTCTAGCGGAAATGGGAGATAAAACCCAGTTAGCTACTTTGCTAATGAGTGCAGAATCTCAATCTCCCTGGTTAGTTTTTGCTGGTGCTGGTACTGCACTAATTGCAACAAGCTTAGTAGGTGTTCTACTAGGGCGGTGGTTAGCTAAGTGCCTTTCTCCTAAAACTCTAGATGCGTCAGCCGCAGCACTCTTACTCTTCATTGCTGTGACACTGCTATGGGATGTGGTAAATTATCAATGA
- a CDS encoding TMEM165/GDT1 family protein has translation MDWQLLGLSFITVFVAEIGDKSQLAAIALGGSSKSPRAVFFGSVTALLLASFLGVLAGGQMATLLPARILKAIAAIGFALMAVRLLWHEKDLPEDQD, from the coding sequence ATGGATTGGCAACTTTTAGGACTAAGTTTTATTACTGTATTTGTGGCAGAAATTGGAGATAAAAGCCAATTAGCAGCGATCGCACTTGGTGGTAGTTCCAAGTCACCCCGCGCGGTATTTTTTGGTTCAGTGACAGCACTACTGCTGGCTAGCTTTTTGGGAGTGCTGGCGGGCGGGCAGATGGCAACTTTATTACCTGCACGTATACTTAAGGCGATCGCCGCTATTGGGTTTGCTTTGATGGCTGTACGACTGCTATGGCACGAAAAAGATTTACCAGAAGACCAAGATTAA
- a CDS encoding pyridoxal phosphate-dependent aminotransferase — MKLAARVGQVTPSLTLIISAKAKAMKAEGIDICSFSAGEPDFDTPEHIKAAAKQAIDSGKTKYGPAAGEPKLREAIAHKLRTDNHLDYNAKNVIVTNGGKHSLFNLMLALLDPGDEVIIPAPYWVSYPDMVKLASGKPVIVSTDDQSGYKITPDQLRQAITAQTKLFILNSPSNPTGAVYTPAEIKALAEVIVEKDILVVSDEIYEKIIYDDTQHISIGSLGSEIFARTIISNGFAKAYSMTGWRLGYLAGSAEIIKAVTTIQSHSTSNVCTFAQYGAIAAVEGSQDCVEQMRQAFAQRRQVMLERLNAIPGLITVKPDGAFYLFANISKTGMTSLEFCDALLEQERVAVIPGIAFGADDHIRLSYATDTPTIEKGIDRLEKFVRSHL, encoded by the coding sequence ATGAAGCTGGCAGCACGAGTTGGTCAGGTAACTCCTTCTTTAACACTGATAATTTCCGCTAAAGCTAAGGCAATGAAGGCGGAAGGAATTGATATTTGTAGTTTCAGCGCGGGTGAACCAGATTTCGATACGCCAGAGCATATTAAAGCCGCAGCTAAACAGGCTATAGATTCTGGTAAAACGAAGTATGGACCAGCAGCAGGTGAGCCAAAGTTACGGGAAGCGATCGCTCATAAGCTTCGCACCGATAACCACCTAGACTACAATGCCAAAAATGTAATTGTGACTAACGGTGGCAAACATTCCTTATTTAACTTGATGCTGGCGTTGCTAGATCCAGGTGATGAGGTAATTATCCCCGCGCCATACTGGGTAAGTTATCCAGATATGGTTAAGCTGGCTAGTGGTAAGCCAGTGATTGTATCTACCGATGATCAAAGTGGTTATAAAATCACTCCCGATCAACTGCGACAAGCAATTACGGCGCAAACTAAGTTATTTATCCTTAACTCTCCTTCTAACCCTACAGGAGCCGTTTATACGCCAGCAGAAATTAAAGCTTTGGCAGAGGTAATCGTTGAGAAAGATATTTTGGTCGTTTCTGATGAAATCTACGAAAAAATTATCTACGACGATACTCAGCACATCAGTATTGGGTCACTAGGATCAGAAATTTTTGCACGTACTATTATCAGTAATGGATTTGCTAAAGCTTATTCTATGACTGGTTGGCGTTTAGGCTATCTGGCAGGTTCAGCAGAGATTATTAAGGCTGTGACAACCATTCAAAGCCACAGTACGTCAAATGTTTGTACTTTTGCTCAGTATGGTGCGATCGCTGCTGTGGAAGGTTCACAAGATTGTGTAGAACAGATGCGGCAAGCTTTTGCTCAAAGACGGCAGGTAATGCTAGAGCGGCTTAACGCTATTCCAGGTTTAATTACTGTTAAACCTGATGGGGCATTTTATCTGTTTGCCAATATTAGCAAGACAGGTATGACATCTTTGGAGTTTTGCGATGCTTTGCTAGAACAAGAGCGAGTTGCTGTGATTCCAGGGATCGCTTTTGGGGCTGACGATCATATCCGCCTTTCTTATGCGACAGACACACCCACAATTGAAAAGGGGATCGATAGGTTAGAGAAATTTGTGCGATCGCATTTATAG
- a CDS encoding cell division protein FtsQ/DivIB yields the protein MTSFYPSVSRTQLIQRRHQLRRERQIKSLQSIWRALFLSSLAGSLIWVTAQPNWIIRKPGQIAVDGNQLLSAQTIRSLLPLTYPQSLLRVQPDILASYLESQAPIAEATVTRKLLPPSLNIQIKERQPVAIALSPSSNLRKSNLATSHSPSLQGQAELLDQQGVLISMDSYKDIQPPHQLPTLKVIGFSDRLRPYWSQIYQAINHSPVKVLEIDCQNPANLIIETELGKVHLGPYSSMLSEQLNMLDRMRELPAHIKGSEMAYIDLKNPESPSIQMTKGKS from the coding sequence ATGACTAGCTTCTATCCATCAGTTTCTAGAACCCAATTAATCCAGCGTCGCCACCAGTTGCGGCGCGAACGTCAAATTAAGTCTTTGCAGTCGATCTGGCGGGCACTGTTTCTCAGTAGTCTGGCTGGTAGTTTAATTTGGGTAACAGCGCAACCTAATTGGATCATTCGTAAGCCAGGGCAAATTGCTGTTGATGGTAATCAATTGCTCTCCGCTCAAACTATTCGATCGCTTTTACCCCTGACATATCCTCAGTCATTGCTGCGTGTACAACCAGACATTTTAGCTTCATATTTAGAGTCACAAGCCCCAATTGCTGAGGCGACCGTCACCCGCAAACTATTGCCCCCTAGCTTAAACATCCAAATCAAAGAGCGACAGCCAGTAGCGATCGCACTCTCCCCTAGCAGCAATTTACGCAAATCTAATTTGGCTACCTCGCACTCGCCATCTCTACAGGGACAGGCAGAGTTGTTGGATCAGCAAGGAGTGCTGATCTCAATGGATAGTTATAAAGATATTCAACCGCCTCATCAGTTGCCAACTTTAAAAGTTATTGGCTTTAGCGATCGCCTACGTCCATACTGGTCTCAAATTTACCAAGCAATCAATCATAGCCCAGTCAAGGTTTTAGAGATTGATTGCCAAAATCCCGCTAACCTAATTATTGAAACCGAACTAGGAAAAGTGCATTTGGGTCCTTACAGTTCCATGCTATCTGAACAACTCAATATGCTTGATAGAATGCGTGAACTCCCAGCGCATATTAAAGGAAGTGAGATGGCTTATATTGATTTGAAAAATCCTGAGTCACCCTCAATTCAAATGACCAAAGGCAAGAGCTAA